CAAGAACCTTCACAGATAattcaccgtggttggcaggggaaagtttttgatcgcttcaactttgtctgggtctgattgaattccgtcaggggtGATCATGTGGCCGAGGAATTTCATCTGGTTATGTAGGGgtttgaatttttcaacgtttagaacgagctcggcctcaaggagacgttgagaaATGTTTTCGAGATGGTTCAAATCCTCAGATTTAGAAGAAGgggtgaccaaaacatcatcctcttctttttcttcagcctttgtcccgttcacaagcggggtcggttcgtcgtgatcggcttcgccatttggctctattgaatgcctgatctgggtgcaatctcgaggctttcaaatccccatccagcgtatcaagctaccgttgcttaggtctgccctttgatcgtttaccatcgacgacgatgttcagaccaatcttggcaagtgaattctcgtttgcacgaattgcgtgaccataccatcgaagacgcctctctcgcaacttttccacgatcggtgcaaccccataacgatcgcggatatcctcatttcggatgtgatccaaacgtgtgacgccactagtccaacgtagcatcttcgtctccattaccgcaagacgccgttcattgtcttttatggtcggccaacactcagaatcatagagagcgactggacggacgacattgtggtataCGGATCCTATTTTGGGACTCGGCTCAACCTGGGTTGAATTGTTTCATAAAAAAGCGGTTGTTCATCCGTTGGTGAAGAacggcgcctaccgctgtgtTTGAGGCATTGACAAAGACGGCCGATGAAATGCCagtagtgtagcatcaacaagGTGTTGTTGGACAGTTTCAAACGCCTGAacggcctcagtagaccacACAACTTCGCGGGAGTTGTTAACggtcttgggcaggaaacgatagaagtttaacatgcccatgGACCTTCGCAGATCTTTCATCGTGGTTGACAGGGAAAAGTTTTTGGTCgtttcaaccttgtctgggtctggttgaattccgtAAGGGATGatcatgtggccgagaaatttcacctgcttctgtaggaattgGAATTTCTCGATGATTCGAACGAGCCTGGCCTCAAGAAGAAGTTGAAAAATGCTctcgagatggtccaaatgctcTGATTTGGAAGAAAGGGTGACCAAAACATCCATATAAACcaaacagaagtttaagtttcgtagggCAAAGTGGATGAAAAGAGGAACGAAGACGTTGCCTGACAACACCtacgaaccgcttcggtcaagctgttcccagggcagaggtgaggcagcgtctgaggatttgcctatgccctggtaagaaaccgtaactgtcttcgtccctcttttcatttttgaactttaggtgttaacccaaaaagaggagtccgtggagtGGAAGCAAATTTCTCTCcacttggtccggtccgacattaaatggatgcggacttaggactcttcAATTCCTAAAGAAAAAGTAGATGAATCTCTAGAATGTCTGCACTGCGTTACACAAGTTGaatgtcatcctggtgaactcgaggagtccgaaaggtgtgcagacaGTCGTTTTCGGTATGTTttcaggagctacagggatttggtgatacgtctTGGCCAGATCCAAGATCGTGAAGACACGGCAGTATGCGCAAAGTCATGGCAATGAATGCGCAAAGTCATgtatgagtggaatagggtatcggAATTTGTCAatagttttgtttgttgttggtgTTTGTGGAATTTGTTAATAGTTTTGTTTGattaagtgattttttttaaagtgttCAGCTTAAATCGTATTATATAAAATTGTTCTTAAACaaactttccattttttatTTCTAGGTAACAACAGTTGACATGCAAAAGCCTCCACCAGATTTCCGTACCAATTTTGAGGCCACACATCCGCCAATCTTGATTGACAACGGCCTTGCTATCctggaaaatgataaaattgaAAGGCACATTATGAAAAATATCCCAGGCGGATACAATCTTTTCGTTCAGGTAAAATTCCTTTGGAAGAATCCACTTTCAAAATGATACCTTggtttgaatgcatttttgaacaATTCTAGGACAAGGAAGTTGCCACTTTAATTGAGAATTTATACTCAAAATTGAAGTTAATGCTAGTAAAGAAGGATGAGAGCAAAAACAATGCCCTATTATCGCATTTGAGGAAGATCAACGATCATTTAGCATCACGAGGGACTCGTTTCCTAACAGGCGACACAATTTGCTGTTTTGATTGTGAATTAATGCCACGATTGCAACACATTCGAGTggctggaaaatattttgttgacTTTGAAATTCCTGTGAGTAGAGAGCCTTTGACTTGAATTATTTAAATGCGGATTTAATTgaaatctttttttctttaatag
The DNA window shown above is from Hermetia illucens chromosome 5, iHerIll2.2.curated.20191125, whole genome shotgun sequence and carries:
- the LOC119656933 gene encoding chloride intracellular channel exc-4 isoform X1, with the translated sequence MSEDNQQENGTANGDVPEIELIIKASTIDGRRKGACLFCQEYFMDLYLLAELKTISLKVTTVDMQKPPPDFRTNFEATHPPILIDNGLAILENDKIERHIMKNIPGGYNLFVQDKEVATLIENLYSKLKLMLVKKDESKNNALLSHLRKINDHLASRGTRFLTGDTICCFDCELMPRLQHIRVAGKYFVDFEIPTHLTALWRYMYHMYQLDAFTQSCPADQDIINHYKLQQNALQLSKQTKGDTKMLKMKKHEELETPTFTTSIPIDITE
- the LOC119656933 gene encoding chloride intracellular channel exc-4 isoform X2, producing the protein MSEDNQQENGTANGDVPEIELIIKASTIDGRRKGACLFCQEYFMDLYLLAELKTISLKVTTVDMQKPPPDFRTNFEATHPPILIDNGLAILENDKIERHIMKNIPGGYNLFVQDKEVATLIENLYSKLKLMLVKKDESKNNALLSHLRKINDHLASRGTRFLTGDTICCFDCELMPRLQHIRVAGKYFVDFEIPTHLTALWRYMYHMYQLDAFTQSCPADQDIINHYKLQQNALQLSKQMLKMKKHEELETPTFTTSIPIDITE
- the LOC119656933 gene encoding chloride intracellular channel exc-4 isoform X3, giving the protein MSEDNQQENGTANGDVPEIELIIKASTIDGRRKGACLFCQEYFMDLYLLAELKTISLKVTTVDMQKPPPDFRTNFEATHPPILIDNGLAILENDKIERHIMKNIPGGYNLFVQDKEVATLIENLYSKLKLMLVKKDESKNNALLSHLRKINDHLASRGTRFLTGDTICCFDCELMPRLQHIRVAGKYFVDFEIPTHLTALWRYMYHMYQLDAFTQSCPADQDIINHYKLQQTKGDTKMLKMKKHEELETPTFTTSIPIDITE
- the LOC119656933 gene encoding chloride intracellular channel exc-4 isoform X4, which produces MSEDNQQENGTANGDVPEIELIIKASTIDGRRKGACLFCQEYFMDLYLLAELKTISLKVTTVDMQKPPPDFRTNFEATHPPILIDNGLAILENDKIERHIMKNIPGGYNLFVQDKEVATLIENLYSKLKLMLVKKDESKNNALLSHLRKINDHLASRGTRFLTGDTICCFDCELMPRLQHIRVAGKYFVDFEIPTHLTALWRYMYHMYQLDAFTQSCPADQDIINHYKLQQMLKMKKHEELETPTFTTSIPIDITE